A genomic segment from Rhodospirillum centenum SW encodes:
- a CDS encoding NAD(P)/FAD-dependent oxidoreductase gives MTGRRIVLVGAGHAHLFSLKRAAAFAGAGHDLTVVAPGPFWYSGLATGVLGGAYPPELDQVDVATLVARGGGRFVCDRATGIDRQAGLLHLADGAPLPFDLLSLTLGSEPPSIPGAADTPGCFAVKPVPQLLALRREIERRVAAAPSGPLRIVLAGGGVTALELAANAEALVRRRGGRAEVTVLAAGERLLRQLSPAAAERVERGLAARGVTCRRQARVARVAPGTAELENGTAVPFDLFVNATGLKPAPLLRAFGVPLDREGAMIVDGYLRSPADPRLFGAGDCIELDGHDLPRVGVHAIRQAPVLFHNLLAAAGDAALRPYRPQRRHLWIMNLGDGTGLAARGRLWWHGRSAWWLKDRIDRRFLAAYQRAARD, from the coding sequence ATGACCGGGCGGCGCATCGTCCTGGTCGGGGCCGGGCACGCCCATCTGTTCTCCCTGAAGCGGGCCGCCGCCTTCGCAGGCGCCGGCCATGACCTGACCGTCGTGGCGCCGGGACCGTTCTGGTACTCCGGGCTGGCGACGGGCGTGCTGGGCGGCGCCTATCCGCCGGAGCTGGACCAGGTGGACGTGGCGACACTGGTCGCCCGGGGCGGCGGGCGCTTCGTCTGCGACCGCGCGACCGGCATCGACCGGCAGGCCGGTCTGCTGCATCTGGCCGATGGCGCCCCCCTTCCCTTCGACCTGCTGTCCCTCACCCTGGGCAGCGAACCGCCGTCTATCCCCGGTGCTGCGGACACGCCCGGCTGCTTCGCCGTGAAGCCGGTGCCGCAGCTTCTGGCCCTGCGCCGGGAGATCGAGCGGCGGGTCGCCGCCGCGCCGTCAGGGCCGCTGCGGATCGTGCTGGCCGGGGGGGGCGTCACGGCACTGGAGCTGGCGGCCAATGCCGAGGCGCTGGTGCGCCGTCGCGGCGGCCGGGCCGAGGTGACGGTGCTGGCCGCGGGCGAGCGTCTGCTCCGCCAGCTCTCCCCCGCCGCCGCCGAGCGGGTGGAGAGGGGGCTGGCTGCCCGCGGCGTGACCTGCCGTCGGCAGGCGCGGGTCGCGCGGGTTGCCCCCGGGACGGCCGAGCTGGAGAACGGCACCGCCGTACCCTTCGACCTGTTCGTGAACGCCACCGGCCTGAAGCCCGCGCCGCTGCTGCGCGCCTTCGGCGTGCCCTTGGACCGGGAGGGGGCGATGATTGTGGACGGGTATCTGCGCTCGCCCGCGGATCCGCGCCTGTTCGGCGCCGGGGACTGCATCGAGCTGGACGGGCACGACCTGCCGAGGGTCGGCGTCCATGCCATCCGGCAGGCGCCCGTGCTGTTCCACAACCTGCTGGCCGCAGCCGGGGACGCTGCCCTGCGGCCCTACCGGCCGCAGCGGCGCCATCTCTGGATCATGAACCTGGGCGACGGCACGGGGCTGGCCGCCCGCGGGCGGCTGTGGTGGCACGGCCGGTCGGCCTGGTGGCTGAAGGACCGGATCGACCGCCGCTTCCTGGCGGCGTACCAGCGCGCGGCCAGGGACTGA
- a CDS encoding protein-glutamate O-methyltransferase yields MKVEDFDMFCTLLKQRSGLVLTKDKAYLLESRLMPIARKWSVKGLDELAAMIRTRKDEALLRDITEAMTTNESSFFRDQKPFDLFKSVVLPLQMPSRQAKKSIRIWSAACSSGQEAYSLLMTLNDEGHKVAGWKFDIVGTDISAEMVAKAKAGLYTQFEVQRGLPITHLVKYFKQVGDKWQISDDLRSRVQFREYNLLSDLSPLGQFDVIFCRNVLIYFDQPTKTKVLEAMARMLPPDGVLYLGGAETVLGITDKFKPMEGQRGLYQLASAPAPKIG; encoded by the coding sequence ATGAAGGTCGAAGATTTCGATATGTTCTGCACGCTGCTGAAGCAGCGGTCGGGGCTGGTGCTGACCAAGGACAAGGCCTACCTGCTCGAATCCCGGCTGATGCCGATCGCGCGCAAGTGGAGCGTCAAGGGTCTGGACGAACTGGCGGCCATGATCCGCACGCGCAAGGACGAGGCCCTGCTGCGCGACATCACGGAGGCGATGACGACCAACGAGTCGTCCTTCTTCCGCGACCAGAAGCCGTTCGACCTGTTCAAATCCGTCGTGCTGCCGTTGCAGATGCCGTCGCGGCAGGCGAAGAAGTCCATCCGGATCTGGTCGGCCGCCTGCTCCTCGGGGCAGGAGGCGTATTCGCTGCTGATGACGCTGAACGACGAAGGCCACAAGGTGGCCGGCTGGAAGTTCGACATCGTCGGCACCGACATCTCCGCCGAGATGGTGGCCAAGGCCAAGGCCGGACTCTACACCCAGTTCGAAGTGCAGCGCGGCCTGCCTATCACCCATCTGGTCAAGTACTTCAAGCAGGTCGGGGACAAGTGGCAGATCAGCGACGATCTGCGCTCGCGGGTTCAGTTCCGTGAGTACAACCTGCTGTCCGACCTCAGCCCGCTGGGTCAGTTCGACGTCATCTTCTGCCGCAACGTGCTGATCTATTTCGACCAGCCGACGAAGACGAAGGTGCTGGAGGCGATGGCCCGGATGCTGCCGCCCGACGGCGTGCTCTATCTCGGCGGTGCCGAGACGGTGCTGGGCATCACCGACAAGTTCAAGCCGATGGAAGGCCAGCGCGGCCTCTACCAGCTCGCCTCCGCGCCGGCGCCGAAGATCGGCTGA